From the Pirellulales bacterium genome, one window contains:
- a CDS encoding sugar ABC transporter ATP-binding protein → MPTHSPDTEALPTGFSAAPLLTARHISKTFPGIKALDDVQLELRAGEVLCIVGENGAGKSTLMKILGGIYTPDAGEIQIDGHTVRLGSVQEAQAAGVMLIHQELNLAESLDVAGNIFLGREPRYAGPLRLLDRRIYADAEKITRRVGLAANPHELVSRLSIGQQQLVEIARSLSMSSRVLIMDEPTSSLSAQDTERLFAVIDDLRRSGVGILYISHRLPEVQEIADRVTVLRDGRNAGELARGDINHASLVRLMIGRELKQFFVRSHRPVVGAHAPVDASDNVEADTAKPSPGLSQRERNKTEKAERAIASALAVNGFQVTASQRRPIEFQIAPGEIVGLAGLVGAGRTELAEALFGIRRPIAGSIVIAGQKVDVRDPNDAIKAGLFLVPEDRRTQGLLLDYSVRRNISLASLEFLSRLGIIRRGEERSLANRMCERLSVRTSSIDKPVGMLSGGNQQKVVLAKWLARQPKLLILDEPTRGVDVGAKREIYALMDELTGTGVGILMISSDLEEILGMSDRVLVMHDGELAGALARHQLSEQAVMTLATGGEQGV, encoded by the coding sequence ATGCCCACGCATTCGCCTGACACTGAAGCCTTGCCAACCGGCTTTTCGGCCGCGCCGTTATTAACGGCGCGGCACATCAGCAAAACCTTCCCTGGCATCAAAGCACTGGATGACGTGCAGCTTGAATTGCGCGCGGGCGAAGTCCTGTGCATTGTCGGTGAGAACGGCGCCGGCAAGTCGACGCTGATGAAGATCCTGGGCGGGATTTACACGCCTGACGCTGGCGAGATTCAGATTGATGGGCACACCGTGCGATTGGGTTCAGTTCAGGAAGCACAAGCCGCCGGTGTCATGCTCATTCATCAAGAGCTGAACCTGGCGGAAAGCTTGGACGTGGCCGGCAATATTTTTCTGGGACGCGAGCCGCGCTATGCCGGGCCGTTGCGATTGCTCGATCGCCGGATATATGCCGACGCGGAGAAGATCACCCGTCGCGTAGGGTTGGCTGCTAACCCGCATGAACTTGTGAGCCGCTTGTCCATCGGGCAGCAGCAATTGGTCGAGATCGCGCGCTCGCTGAGCATGTCGTCTCGTGTGCTAATCATGGACGAGCCGACGTCGAGTCTATCGGCTCAAGATACCGAGCGGCTGTTCGCCGTGATTGACGACTTGCGCCGCTCGGGAGTCGGGATTCTGTATATTTCGCATCGATTGCCCGAGGTGCAAGAGATTGCTGATCGGGTAACGGTGCTGCGCGACGGGCGAAACGCGGGTGAATTGGCGCGCGGCGACATCAATCACGCATCGCTTGTGCGGTTGATGATTGGCCGCGAACTCAAGCAGTTTTTCGTTCGCAGCCATCGACCAGTTGTGGGAGCTCACGCACCGGTTGACGCGTCGGATAATGTCGAGGCTGATACGGCGAAGCCCTCACCTGGCCTCTCCCAGAGGGAGAGGAATAAGACGGAGAAGGCTGAACGTGCGATTGCTTCCGCGCTCGCGGTGAATGGTTTCCAAGTCACGGCATCGCAACGGCGGCCGATCGAATTTCAGATCGCACCCGGCGAAATCGTCGGTCTGGCGGGCCTGGTCGGGGCGGGGCGAACCGAGCTGGCTGAGGCACTTTTTGGCATTCGCCGTCCAATCGCGGGCAGCATCGTGATCGCGGGCCAAAAGGTCGACGTGCGCGATCCGAATGATGCTATCAAGGCCGGGCTGTTTCTTGTGCCTGAAGATCGCCGCACGCAAGGTCTGCTGCTCGACTATTCCGTGCGGCGCAACATCAGCCTGGCGTCGCTGGAGTTTCTCAGCAGGCTAGGGATCATTCGCCGCGGTGAGGAACGCTCGCTCGCCAATCGAATGTGCGAGCGGCTTTCGGTGCGTACCTCATCGATCGATAAGCCAGTTGGCATGCTCAGCGGCGGCAACCAGCAGAAGGTTGTGCTGGCCAAATGGCTCGCTCGGCAGCCGAAGTTACTGATTCTGGACGAACCGACTCGCGGCGTCGACGTCGGGGCAAAGCGAGAAATTTACGCGCTGATGGACGAGCTGACCGGAACGGGGGTGGGCATTTTGATGATTTCGAGCGATCTGGAAGAAATCCTGGGCATGAGCGACCGGGTGCTGGTCATGCACGATGGCGAACTTGCCGGCGCGCTTGCGAGGCATCAGTTGTCGGAGCAAGCCGTTATGACTTTGGCGACGGGCGGAGAGCAAGGCGTATGA
- a CDS encoding sugar-binding protein yields the protein MQRIFCQVVCVLSMFVVAGCGGAKVDKPKDGKPVVAFVTNNPFEFWTIARRGTEKAAKDFDVTVDFQMPPRGTAAEQRSIIEDLLAKGVQGIAISPNDSANQARYLNGVAASVPLVTQDSDLPPGSGRLCYIGTENYIAGKAAGKLVRECMPDGGKIVIYVGKMDAQNAIERRQGVLDELAGTKDAKGPELGAYTLIDTMTDDAKQDKCKANVEDTLVKHGNEPDKLCLVGLWAYNPPAMLSAVKGANLAGKVKIVGFDENEETLQGVQDGEIFGTIVQQPYEFGYQAIKILAGVARGDKSVVPEDGILFIPHREITSKNVRAFWDELKHLKAG from the coding sequence ATGCAGCGCATTTTTTGCCAGGTTGTATGTGTCCTTTCGATGTTCGTAGTTGCTGGTTGCGGTGGCGCAAAAGTTGACAAGCCAAAGGATGGAAAACCGGTCGTTGCGTTCGTGACGAACAACCCGTTCGAGTTCTGGACCATTGCGCGACGCGGCACGGAGAAGGCGGCCAAGGATTTCGATGTCACGGTCGACTTCCAGATGCCCCCCCGGGGCACGGCCGCTGAGCAGCGTTCGATTATCGAAGACCTGCTGGCCAAGGGTGTGCAGGGAATCGCGATTAGTCCGAATGATTCCGCCAACCAAGCACGGTATTTGAATGGCGTGGCGGCCAGCGTCCCCTTGGTGACCCAGGATAGCGACCTGCCACCAGGCAGCGGCCGGCTGTGCTACATCGGCACCGAGAATTACATCGCAGGCAAGGCCGCCGGCAAGTTGGTGCGCGAATGCATGCCTGACGGCGGCAAGATCGTGATCTATGTCGGTAAGATGGATGCGCAAAACGCGATCGAGCGCCGACAAGGAGTTCTCGATGAGTTGGCCGGCACGAAAGATGCCAAAGGGCCGGAACTTGGCGCCTACACGCTCATCGACACGATGACCGACGATGCCAAGCAGGATAAGTGCAAGGCTAATGTCGAGGACACGCTAGTAAAGCACGGCAACGAGCCCGACAAGCTCTGCCTGGTCGGATTGTGGGCCTACAACCCGCCCGCGATGCTTTCGGCCGTGAAGGGGGCGAATTTGGCAGGCAAAGTGAAGATCGTCGGCTTCGACGAAAATGAGGAAACCCTGCAGGGGGTACAGGACGGCGAGATCTTCGGGACGATCGTGCAGCAGCCGTACGAATTCGGTTATCAGGCGATCAAGATCCTGGCCGGGGTGGCACGCGGCGACAAGAGCGTTGTCCCCGAGGACGGGATACTCTTCATTCCGCATCGCGAAATCACTAGCAAAAATGTCCGTGCGTTTTGGGACGAGCTGAAGCATCTGAAGGCGGGCTGA
- a CDS encoding ThiF family adenylyltransferase, whose protein sequence is MPNPDEPDLARYVRQSRFAPLGDEGQRRLLSSRALVCGCGALGSVIANTLVRAGVGNVRLVDRDFLELNNLQRQVLFDEDDLRAELPKAIAAANKLRRINSQVEIEPLVVDVDYQNIESLCAGIDCIVDGTDNFETRFLINDAAVKLGIPWVYGGCLGAEGQTMTILPGETPCFRCVMSEPPDAGTAPTCDTAGILAPIIGVIASIEANEALKILSGNRAAVQRNLLVIDLWENQIRQVRLDKMRETADCPTCHHGQYPWLSGERGSLSAVLCGRNAVQLTPPVRQQLSLATLAEKLASVGRVTQNAFLLRLTVDDYVLTIFPDGRTIVGGTDDISTARTVHAKYIGA, encoded by the coding sequence ATGCCGAATCCGGACGAACCTGATCTTGCTCGATATGTGCGCCAGAGTCGGTTCGCTCCCCTAGGGGACGAGGGGCAGCGCCGATTGCTGTCGTCGCGTGCGCTGGTATGCGGCTGCGGGGCGCTTGGATCCGTAATTGCCAATACGCTCGTGCGAGCCGGCGTGGGAAACGTTCGCCTGGTTGACCGCGATTTCCTCGAACTGAACAACCTGCAGCGGCAGGTCTTGTTCGACGAAGACGATCTGCGGGCCGAGTTGCCGAAGGCGATCGCGGCGGCCAACAAGTTGCGGCGAATCAATTCGCAAGTCGAGATCGAGCCGTTGGTCGTCGACGTTGACTACCAAAATATCGAGTCCTTATGTGCCGGCATCGATTGCATCGTCGACGGCACTGACAATTTCGAGACCCGATTTCTCATCAACGACGCGGCGGTGAAGCTCGGCATTCCATGGGTTTATGGCGGATGCTTGGGAGCCGAGGGGCAGACGATGACGATTCTGCCTGGCGAGACGCCCTGCTTTCGCTGCGTGATGTCCGAGCCGCCGGACGCCGGCACGGCGCCGACCTGCGATACGGCCGGGATCCTGGCGCCGATCATCGGTGTAATTGCCTCGATCGAGGCCAACGAAGCGCTCAAGATCCTGTCGGGTAATCGCGCGGCGGTGCAGCGGAACTTGCTGGTGATCGATCTTTGGGAAAACCAGATCCGTCAGGTGCGCCTCGACAAAATGCGCGAAACGGCCGACTGCCCGACCTGTCACCATGGCCAATACCCTTGGCTTTCGGGCGAGCGCGGCAGCCTTAGTGCGGTCCTTTGCGGCCGGAATGCCGTGCAACTGACGCCCCCGGTACGGCAGCAGCTCTCGTTGGCTACGCTCGCGGAAAAGCTGGCAAGTGTGGGGCGTGTGACGCAAAATGCCTTCTTGCTGCGGCTGACCGTCGACGACTATGTTTTGACGATCTTCCCCGACGGACGCACAATTGTCGGCGGAACTGACGACATTTCTACGGCCCGCACCGTCCATGCGAAGTACATCGGCGCGTGA